GGAACCACTCTAACTGCGAAGAAGAAATTGCCTTGTAAACCGATTCCAAACTATAGCCGTTTGTAAGAATTTTTTGCCCAACATAAAGCAGTAATAAAATTACAAGCCCATAAATGATTCCTTTTACTGCCGTTATCCGATTCGGTCTGCCGTTGGTAAAACTGTAAATTAACAGGGCAAGTACCTGTACAACAAAGAGCAGTACAGCCAAACCTGCCACCAGCAAGATGACGCTTGCCCAACTGATTTTAAACGTATTCACCAGCGAGGCGCCATAAAAGAGAAGAAACAGCATTACCAGCAGGGAACTTCCCATTTGTTTGACCAAACCGTACGCAAGGATCCGCTTTGGTGAAAGCGGAGATACAAATAGAAAGTTGACATCGCACATGCTAAAAAATGTAGTGCCGGATTTTAATCCGTTCAGTAAAGTGAGCACGGCAATAAACAATAATATTACGAAATAGCCTCCATGCAAAAGGCGAATATCCATTCCGCTGCTCGCCTTTGGCGAATCTATTGAGGTGCTTATGATTGATGTCGATAACATGGCAATGATAAATATATACGCAATAAGTTTAGAAGGATGATGAATCATTTCAAACAGAGAGTTTTTAATCTGCTTCTTCATAAGGAATACAATGGAACTCATTGAGCAGCCACCTCTTCCGTTTGCGGACCCTCTGTTATAGAGAAGAAGAGCTGTTCCAAATCTTCACCAGTGTTTTCAATTTCTTTGCGCGTACGGATGGCTGCAATTTTTCCGTTCATCATGATTAGGGCCTTATCCCAAAAATCGGCGACACTGTCCAGCATATGGGTACTAATCAGCACCGTGCAACCCTGCTGCTTTAATTCCACAATCATGTTTTTCAGTTCCTTAATCGCATGCGGGTCCAATCCTACCAAAGGCTCGTCAAGCAGCACAACTTTTGGGCTTGGCAGCAAAGCACAGCAAATGCTGAGTTTTTGCTGCATACCTTTTGAGAGCTCTTTGCCCAATTTTTTGCGTTTATCATCCAATTCCATGCGGACAAGCAGCTTTTCGGCTTTCTCCTCCCAGTTCTCCACTTTGTAAGCCCTTGCAATGAATTCAAGGTGTTCATAAACCGTTAAGGTTTCAAATGGTGCGGGAATTTCGGGAATATATCCAAATGACCGCTTTGCCTCGACGCTCTTATTTGGGTACCCACAAATATTAATGTTGCCGTGAAAGCGAAGCAAACCAGAAATGCATTTGATAGCAGTCGATTTTCCCGCACCGTTCGGCCCGATTAAAATTGCAATTTCACCCGGATCTACCTGAAAGTTTAGATCGTCATTTGCAAGAAGCTTTTTATATTTTTTCGTGAGATTGGAAACTGTCAGCATGATATCCTCCTAATTTTGCATTTTAACATTCCAATTAGTAATATGTATAACCGGTTGAGCTAAAGTCAGCTACATTTATTACAGAGGTAACAAACCACAATACGGCAATAATACATAAAACAATAGACACTACAAAAACAATGATTGCTGCAATAAGAAGCTTGTTTGCTCGTTTTTGCTGAATTTCAGAAAGCGGATTGCTAAATTGCTGCGAAAATGGATTTGCGATACCGCATTGCGGGCAATTCAGTTCGGCAATGCGATGTGTGAAGCCACAATTTGGGCAAATAATAAGCCTGTTGCGGTTATTATTTCGAACACAAAGGTAAATGATGCCCGGAATAAGACCAAAAATACCGGTCAAGACGGCCCACATAACCGGCTCAGTATTTCCCTTCGCCTTTGCATCATTATAAACAGCCGTAGCTAAAAGAACCTGCACCGCAATACAGAGAAGACTAAAAAATATCATAGCTCCCACAAACCAAACTATTGACGTACCGAATTCCTTGTCAAAACCAGAGCCAGAATGGATATAAGTATCAAGCGCGAATAGCATAGTGTTCAACCCCCTAAAATTTTTTATTAAAGTCATATTACCATATTTATGTAGGAATGTAAACATAAATACTGTACTATAAGTCTAATACAATAATACAATACAGTACGACAAAAGTCAATATCTGTAACTAATATATTGTCAATTTATTTTGCAAATACTTACCATATGGTATTTACAGGAACGATTATGGAGGAGTCTATAATTTTGGATAACAAAAAAGAGGTTGTCCAACTGGACAACCTCTACTAGTTACACACTGAAAACTGAATAAAGCCTAAAGCAAACGAACGAGAAAGGATTAACCAAGAAAATATGGTCAAGCCCTCGACCTATTAGTACTGCCAAGCTGAACGCGTTA
This window of the Ignavibacteria bacterium genome carries:
- a CDS encoding ABC transporter ATP-binding protein, whose translation is MLTVSNLTKKYKKLLANDDLNFQVDPGEIAILIGPNGAGKSTAIKCISGLLRFHGNINICGYPNKSVEAKRSFGYIPEIPAPFETLTVYEHLEFIARAYKVENWEEKAEKLLVRMELDDKRKKLGKELSKGMQQKLSICCALLPSPKVVLLDEPLVGLDPHAIKELKNMIVELKQQGCTVLISTHMLDSVADFWDKALIMMNGKIAAIRTRKEIENTGEDLEQLFFSITEGPQTEEVAAQ